The genome window CCACAAGGCTTTCAACCGGCAATGCATCTCTGTCATTCTCAGCCTTAATAACCGCCGTAGCCAATATCGGGTATCTACGATGCTCACGTTTGTCTTTCATGTTCCCAGTTGTAATCGCATTGCAGGTCCTGCAGGTTTTATTGACTGCTCTCTACTTATTGATTACCCTGATAGCCTTTTTATCATCTGATGTTTTAAAGAGACAGATCGAGGCCCTCCCGGTTCCTGTCGTTCCATACATATAGTTGATGTTTATGTCTGCATCGGCAATCTTTTTTGCAACCTTCTGCAACTGTCCTGCCTTGTTCGGCATCTCCACCGCAACCACATCCTCTCCCTTATTCTCAATCCCTAATTTGGAGAGTACCCTCTTGGCCTTTGCATAACTGTCTGTTGTCAGCATAAAATATGCATTATCCTCAATCTCGTATGCGCATATCGTGGTGATATTGACCTTTGCACCTGAGATTGCAGCAGTAATTTCTGAAAGCAATCCAGTCCTGTTTGGTAAGCTAAAAATGAGCTGTTTTAATTTTTTCGCCTTTGTCATCTCCTGCACCTCCTTAAGGTTTTCGACTATATTCCATGATATCCATTCAAAAAGTCAACAATTTTCTGTATTTCTGTATTGAAAGCCGCCCGCAGCAATCTGCATGGTCATCCCTTATCACCCTTGCTCGCACTTGGACGCACTATAGTTGCTTCCCCACTTATGCATTGCATCAAGAATCGGTTTAAGGCTCTTACCAATATCTGTGAGTGAATACTCTACGCGCGGGGGCACCTCTGCATAAACCTTCCGCTTTATAAGACCATCTTTTTCCATCTGCCTCAGTTGCTGTGTCAGCATCTTTTGACTGATGCCGGAGATGGCCCTGTTCAGCTCGCCAAATCTTTTTATCCTTTCGAATAGTTCCCATAATATGAGCACCTTCCATTTATCACCTAATAGTGACAGTGTTATTTCCACCGGACAATCCGACTGTTTGTCTTCCATATACACTCCTTTTTTGTTGATATCACACAAAACTTACTTTCAAGTATGTATAGCACAAAAAAGTGCCTACTTGCAATTGGATCGTAATAGCTATAAAATACCTTAAAGCAGTCGTTAAAAACAAACGAAAGGAGGTGAGGAGGCTTGTGATAAGAAAACTAATCCAGACAGATGAAGATGTTTCGAGCATTGTCCTGCGGATGGGTTTAGGGGCGGTATTTTTTGCCCACGGGGCTCAAAAGCTTTTCGGCTGGTTCGGCGGTTATGGTTTCAGTGGAACCATGGGGTTTCTTACCGGATCGTTAGGGATTCCTGCTCTGTTTGCCTTTTTAGTCATAATGGCTGAGTTTTTCGGGGCATTAGGGCTGCTTTCAGGACTGCTTACAAGGGTGTCGGCCTTTGGGATTGCAATTGTTATGGTTGTGGCTATTCTGATGATTCACCTTCGGTACGGATTCTTTATGAATTGGTCCGGTAAACAGCAGGGAGAAGGTATTGAGTATCATATTCTTGTTCTGACAATCTCGACCGTTCTGATGATTAATGGTGGTGGCCGATGGTCTTTGGACCGGCTTATAACGGAGAAAATACAATAAGATGAAACTCTTTGAATATCACAACTTTGATGCACTCGTAAAAAGTCCTGATTGTCACCCTGAACTTGTTTCAGGGTCTCATAACTTCTTGATTTATATAGATTTCCCGAACTTAATTCGGGATTCAGAATGACAGAATAGGGTATTTCTGATTTTTTACGAGACTGTCAACTTTAAAAAATTCAAAAAAACGAACAGGAGGTAATCAACATGTCTGATGAGATTAAAAAAGAAATTCTATCCTATCTAAGCGGGCACCTTTATCTAAATCTTGCAACAATCAATTCAAATGATCCGGCACAACCGCATGTCAGCACCGTCGCATATGTCAACGAAGGGTTTGATTTATATTTTGCAACTTCTGTGAAGTCCAGGAAATTTGCCAACCTAAAAAACAATCCTAAAGTGGCGCTCACCATTGATGAAGATGAGGCTGATTGGATGAAGATAACCGGGCTCCAGATCGAGGGTGAAGCGGAGGTAGTAAAGGAAGATCAGCTACCCTCTGTCTTCGGGATTTACTCAGATAAATTTCCAATTATAAAAACCTTCCCGGCCAATCCCGATTATCGTTTCATAAAGATAACACCCCGGGAAGCCTGGATGCTCGACTATCGCAAGGGTTTTGCACATCGTGATTATTTAGAGCTTTAAATCTTTAAATAGAGTCTGTGTGTAAACTGTTTTGTTGTCATTCCCGTGAAAACGGGAATCCAGTGAAGCTCGCCGACCAAAGGTCGGGGCTTCCGAGTAAGGAATATTGATTTATTTATATAGCTGGCTTTCATCCCCGATCAAAGATCGGGGCATTCAGTCAGCATCCTCGTAAAATCAAGCGGTTCTGGATTCCGCATCAAGTGCGGAATGACGGAATAGATGAGTTTATGGACAGACTCTAATTAGTGTCTGTGTATAAAGTCCAACAGTTGTCGTTTTTCCGTCATTCCGGCTTGTCCGGAATCGTTCTTTAAGAAGGATTCCCGACTCCCGAATGCGTTCGGGATTGCGGGAATGACTAATGACTATAATTTATACACATACTCAAAAAAGCTAAAGGGGCATGAAAATGTCTCTTTACCTTTTTTGATGTTAATCTTTCTACATCCTTAAAGCTTTGTTCAGGGTTTAACTACGGAATCGGGACCCGGGACAGAGCTGACTGATGTTGTATTTCCTCCTGGTTTTTGTAGTATAATAATAAGTTAAGTTATAACAGCAATTTGATATCACAGGCCTTTTAAAGGCAATCCACAAGGCTTTTTTATTGGGAATATGAATAAGGGTATCCTTTCCTCCATTATTCTGGTAGTTTTATGCCTTGCAGTTTTCTCTGCAGGCATAACACCTGCCTTGAAAGTCTGTATTAAAGACAAGTCCTTTATCTGCGGCTCTTATACATTTATGTTTGATCAAAATGTTGCTTCAGCAGCGGTCACCGATAACAGTTATACAAGATTCTATCTCCCCTCCGGTATAAACTCTTCGCCGGAACCGGTCTCTTTTATCTTCCACCCCCCAAGAATCACCTCCTGATTTTCGTTACTTTAACTACCGTAATGTCGATTCTCAATTGTCATTCCGGCTTGTCCGGAATCTAAGAGGAGTTATGATTCCCGACGCAGCGGGAATGATAATTCAAACACCCCGACATTACAAGGTTGACACGACAATACAGTATAATTCAAAACATTTTCAGGAGGTTTCTTTATGAAAACAAGAAACATCATATGGATTGTTCTGCTCTTAATACTGGGGATTTATCTGTTTCCCTCCATTAAAAACAGGGTGGTCTCAGCCAAAAACAATTTCTCGAAAACAAGTATGGCTCCCGGGTTCTCCCTGAAGGATTTATCCGGGAAAGAGGTTCATCTTTCCGACTTCAAGGATGAGGTGGTTCTTATCAATTTCTGGGCAAGCTGGTGTCCTCCATGCAAGATAGAGATACCCGGCTTTGAAAAGATCTATTCGGATTATAATGGCAGGGGGTTTACGATTATTGGTATCTCGGTTGACTCTGTTTCACAATCCTTCATCAGGAATATGGGTATGACATACCCTGTGGTTATGGCAAATAAAAGGGTCCTGAACAACTACGGGAAAATTACCGGAATTCCCACATCTTTTCTGATCGGCAGGGATGGCAAAATAATTAAGAAGGTTGTGGGGGTTTATTCGGAAAGCAGACTTAGGAACGATGTCGAAAATGCCTTGAAGGATCCTTTCTGATTATCAGGAAATCGTCAGAAAAATAGGCGGCGCGCTTATCGTTGTTATGGAACTTTACATAGCCGGCATTCTGAAGATTGGATTACTGTCTCAGGAAAAGAGGTTTCACCTGCAGAACAAGCCTGCCGGACTTCTGGGGTCTTTTCTTGTAGGTACGGCCTTTGCTGCGGGATGGACGCCCTGCATCGGCCCCATTCTCGGCTCTATCCTCCTTTATGCCGGCACTGCAAATTCGGTTGCATCAGGTATATAGTTGTTATTAACCCGGCATCCTCACAGGGAGTAAACCGGCAGTGCAAAATCACTGCTGCCTAAATTGAGCGATTCTTTAGTTAGGTCGTCATTCCCGCAGTTTTTTGAGCGGGAATCCAGTAGAAAACATGTAACAATCTGAAGAAACCGGATTCCCGTTTTCACGGGAATGACAGAAAAGAGATTTTTAAGACCTTTTACAAAAACACCGTATATTCGGTTTTTCAAAATCCGCTCTCCATATTTGACAAACTCGTAAAAAATCAGAAATACCGTATTCTGTCATTCTGAATCCCGAATTAACTTCGGGAAATCTATATAAATCAACAACTTATGAGACCCTGAAACAATACTGAAACAAGTTCAGCACATGGTTCAGAGCCTGCCCTGAATTTATTTCAGGGGTGACAATCAGGGATTTTTTACGAGACTGTGAGTTGTAATCATTCAAACACCCAAACAACTCAACCCCTTGGTTTTGCCAATATCTCAAGCACCCTGAGATCAAGAAACCTCTTTGAGGCTGCCGACCTTACGATCATGACGGTATCCGCTCCCCTTGCCGTTCCGGCAACCGTAATCACCTCTTTACCCTCGGGGATCAAACCGGCATCGACCGCCATCATGGCAATCTCGCAACAGACCTTGGGGCCCTCTCCAAACCTCCTGAGGGTCTGAGCCACTATGAGGGTGGGATAGGAACCGCTAAACCGTGCGGCAAGCGCCGTCTCCAGCGAATGGGTTATCATCGTACCGGTATATACCCGCCCGCCGGCCTTGCCGATCTTCTCCCTGGTCTCAATGTCCATCTCGGTATTATCAGGCTCTCTGAAACCATGGGAGTGTGTTACAACAACCACGTTAAGTCCTTTCCCGGCAAATCTCCCGGCAAACCTCAGCCCTGTCTCACCGGTCGTAGAGGCTACAACGATATCCCTTACCCGCCCCTCTTCCAGAATCCCGGAGACCACCTCAAGGCAGGCATCTGTGTTGTCCCTGCCGGGTTTATCAAAGTATAGCACCCTTCTTTCCATAATCAAACCCCCTTAAGCCTGTTCTGAATTATTATATTAAATCCGGCAGAGCACCCTAAGCCGATTCAAGCATCTCATCAAGCGTTATTATGACCGAACCGGAAAGCGCCGTCAGATCATATCCACCTTCAAGCACGAAGACATACGGGACATCCTTCCCGGAGGTGAGTATACCACGCACTATATCCCTGATACCACCGTCGGTTACCATTATCCCTGCAAGGGGGTCCCTTGCATGAAGGTCGTAACCGGCTGAGACAAGTATGATATCAGGTGAAAAAGATGATACCAGCTCGTGGAGGGTCTCACCATAGGCATGCCTGTACTCCTCATCTCCCGAACCGTACGGCATGGGAATGTTATAGGTGAACCCCTCTCCCTTTGCAGAACCCCTCTCATTCTCACCCCCTGTTCCGGGATAATGGGGATACTGGTGAGTGCTGAAATAAAAAACACTGTCGTCCTCATAAAAGATATGCTCGGTCCCGTTGCCGTGATGGACATCGAAATCGACTATAAACACCCTCCTGTAACCAATCCCCTGGGCGTATCTTGCGCC of bacterium BMS3Abin08 contains these proteins:
- a CDS encoding ACT domain protein, with the translated sequence MTKAKKLKQLIFSLPNRTGLLSEITAAISGAKVNITTICAYEIEDNAYFMLTTDSYAKAKRVLSKLGIENKGEDVVAVEMPNKAGQLQKVAKKIADADININYMYGTTGTGRASICLFKTSDDKKAIRVINK
- the hxlR gene encoding HTH-type transcriptional activator HxlR, with product MEDKQSDCPVEITLSLLGDKWKVLILWELFERIKRFGELNRAISGISQKMLTQQLRQMEKDGLIKRKVYAEVPPRVEYSLTDIGKSLKPILDAMHKWGSNYSASKCEQG
- the mhqP gene encoding putative oxidoreductase MhqP; this encodes MPTCNWIVIAIKYLKAVVKNKRKEVRRLVIRKLIQTDEDVSSIVLRMGLGAVFFAHGAQKLFGWFGGYGFSGTMGFLTGSLGIPALFAFLVIMAEFFGALGLLSGLLTRVSAFGIAIVMVVAILMIHLRYGFFMNWSGKQQGEGIEYHILVLTISTVLMINGGGRWSLDRLITEKIQ
- the resA_6 gene encoding thiol-disulfide oxidoreductase ResA, with product MKTRNIIWIVLLLILGIYLFPSIKNRVVSAKNNFSKTSMAPGFSLKDLSGKEVHLSDFKDEVVLINFWASWCPPCKIEIPGFEKIYSDYNGRGFTIIGISVDSVSQSFIRNMGMTYPVVMANKRVLNNYGKITGIPTSFLIGRDGKIIKKVVGVYSESRLRNDVENALKDPF
- a CDS encoding cytochrome C biogenesis protein transmembrane region, encoding MELYIAGILKIGLLSQEKRFHLQNKPAGLLGSFLVGTAFAAGWTPCIGPILGSILLYAGTANSVASGI
- a CDS encoding pyruvate kinase, alpha/beta domain produces the protein MERRVLYFDKPGRDNTDACLEVVSGILEEGRVRDIVVASTTGETGLRFAGRFAGKGLNVVVVTHSHGFREPDNTEMDIETREKIGKAGGRVYTGTMITHSLETALAARFSGSYPTLIVAQTLRRFGEGPKVCCEIAMMAVDAGLIPEGKEVITVAGTARGADTVMIVRSAASKRFLDLRVLEILAKPRG
- the hdaH gene encoding histone deacetylase-like amidohydrolase, which codes for MKRVGFLYSDVYLSHRTPQGHPESPERLRAIVEGINRSELAGLLLPIPPEKASFEDIERVHTHEYIERIKGAGPGYLDPDTYLSEGTLEASLLAAGAVIKAVDACREGVVERAFCAVRPPGHHAEAGRAMGFCIFNNVASGARYAQGIGYRRVFIVDFDVHHGNGTEHIFYEDDSVFYFSTHQYPHYPGTGGENERGSAKGEGFTYNIPMPYGSGDEEYRHAYGETLHELVSSFSPDIILVSAGYDLHARDPLAGIMVTDGGIRDIVRGILTSGKDVPYVFVLEGGYDLTALSGSVIITLDEMLESA